TCATCGATTTGTCTCCGACCGGCGCCCAGCCGATTGCGAATCAAGACGAAACGGTGTGGGCCGTCTTCAACGGCGAAATCTACAATCATCGTGAGCTTCGCCGCGAGCTCGAGTCCCGAGGGCATGTATTCAGAGGGCGGTCGGATTCTGAAGTTCTGCCGCATTTGTACCAGGAAGAAGGTCCGGGGTTCGTCTCCAGGCTGCGCGGGATGTTCTCTCTGGCGATTTTCGATACTCGTGCAAAAACGTTGCTCCTGGCACGGGATCGTTTCGGCATCAAACCACTCTTTTATGCGCAGGCTCCGCACCGGCTGGCCTTCGCCAGCGAGATCAATGCACTCCTCACCTTGCCGGGGGTCGATGACCGGCCTGACCGGCAAGCCCTGTATGATTTCGCCGCCCTCTTATATATTCCTGCGCCGGAAACCTTCTATAGGGGCATTCGCGCGCTCCAGGCGGGGGAAGTGTTGGAGGCGAGGCTGAACCACGACGGAATATCATGGAAAACGCGCACCTTTCATCAGTGGGCCATCGCTCCCGATCCGGCCATCACCGCGACGCAAGCCGTCGACCGCACAGACGCCTTGCTGACGACCGCCGTTCAGCGGCAGATGGAAAGCGACGTGCCGCTCGGCGCGCTGCTCAGCGGAGGTATCGACTCGTCCCTCGTCAGCGCTGCCGCTCAAGAAGCGGCGACCAGATCCCTGCACACCTTCAACGTACGCTTCTCCGAACAGGAGTACGACGAGACCTGGGCTGCAGTGGCGGTCGCACAACATATCGGCAGTGACCATACCACATTGGACATGGATGATGTTCGAGGAACCTGGGAGCATGTCACCGGCCTTCTCCAGCACGCCGGCCAGCCCTTTGCCGACACCTCGCTCTTTGCGGCTCATGCCGTGTGCCGGCTGATGCGACAACATGTGACAGTGGCCCTGTCCGGAGACGGAGGGGATGAAGCATTCGGGGGCTATAACACGTTTTGGCAAATCGCCAGGATCGCGCGATTGCAACTGTTGCCGGCGCCCCTGTTGCATGCGGCATCCCTTCTACTCACGCCCGCGGCCGGATTGGGGCTGGTTCCGCACAGGCTGCTGCACCGGCTGCGAGAGTTCGAGAATGCCGACGATATCTCCGTGATGCAGAATCTCTTTTCCTGGACCCGTGAAGACGAACACCGCCGTCTCTGTCTCGATGAGGGGAAACAGCTGCCCATCCGGCGATTTTTCGAACCGAAGCTGGACATCCGTCTTCCCCGAGGCGCATCTCGCCTGGAGCGATTGTCCGCGGCCACCACAGAAACCAATCTCCGGCTGGTGCTTCCCAACGATTTCCTCTTCAAGGTCGACACGGCCAGTATGAAGGAAAGTTTGGAAATTCGAGTGCCGATGTTGGACGAAGACCTCTTCGCGTTCGGGCTCACACTTCCGCATCGCCTCAAGGTGAGCGGCAGGACAGGCAAGCTGGTCTTGCGTGGCGTGGCCGACCGGCGCCTCCCGCCGGCTGTGGCTCGGAAACCAAAGTGGGGCTTCTCCATTCCCATCGACACCTGGGTCGATGCGTCCTTTAAGACTCGCGTCAGGGAGACACTTCTCGGGCGGACGAGCCGGTTGCCTGAGGTCTTCCGTGCAGAAACCTATCGCCCCATCATTGAAGCCTTCTGTAGCGGTCAACTCCATCCCGACATGTCACGGCAGGGTCTGTACCAAAGGGTCGTCATGCTCCTGTCCGTCCACCTTGCGTTAAGCAGCAAGTCCCATCCAACAGCGCTCGACTGAACTGCCGCCGCTTGGCCCCCCCACAGCCTGTTTCTCTAGATGCTTCTGAATACGGTCTGGATAAGAAGGAGATCAGGATGGCTTTCGAATTTACGATGGACCCGGTAGCGCGAATTCGCCTGGCCAAGACGGGTTTCGATCCCGCCTCAATCCCTCATGAATACTGTTACTCCTGCGACCTCTGCGGGTGGCAGGTTTTCCGGACCGTCTCACACATTGATCGCTATGGTTTCCCTGCCAGGTATCAAATGTGTGAGGGGTGCGGTCTAGTCTTCCAGAATCCGCGCCCGACTGCCAAGGGATACGCAGAGTTTTATGAAAAATGGTATCGGCCCCTGGTTGCGGCACTCAAAGGACAGCCTCAGGATGAAGAAGCACTATTACCGGACCAGAGAGCCTATGCGGCCAAGCTGGTGAGGTTTCTTCAACCGCATCTGCAGGCTGCAGAGATCTCTTTCAGTGTGGATCTAGGGGGCAGCACTGGATGCGTTGCGAGGGCTGTTCAGGACACGCTCGGTGGAAAGTGCCTGGTCGTAGATCCGTCGCCTTCCGAATTGAGGGGAGCCCGGAAATTAGGATTGGAATGCGAAGAAGGACTGGCCGAGCAGTGGAATCCACAGGACCGAAGATTTGACCTGGCACTCATTTGTCGCTCAGTCGACCATCTCCTTTCAATTTCCAGCGTGTTAGCCAAAGTTGCTCATTGCCTCAAGCCCGGCGGTTTTCTGTTTGTCGATCCCGTAGACTTCGAGAGCTGGGCGAGGACCATGTATGATTACCGTAAGCTCCTCAAGATGGATCACGTCTATTACCTATCCGATGAAACGATGCGACTATACCTCAGAGCCGCAGGCTTTGAGATTGTCGCCAGCGATTTTGGCGACGGCACCCATATCAGCTACCTGACTCGCTGCACAGGGAAAATTCTGAAGCCGGTCCATGAAACAGACTACGCGTACGAAACCGGTCGGATGTTGCGAGCGCGCCTGGTCAAACCGATGCCACCGTCTTACCCGGTGGATCCGCTGACGCGCCTCGTAAGACTTGCGCGGCAATTAATCCTGACTGGGTAGGCTGTGCCTGGTCTCAGTCCTCTCCCTATTAATGCGGGCGTGCTCGCACACATCCCGCCGAACCGATAGAGTTTTTCCCTTAGAGCAAGGGAAAGGGATACGTGCGATGCGTGTTGTTTGCTTGATGTACCACGACATCATTGATCCCAATGCGCTTGAGGGAAGCGGATTTTCCGACAACTTCGGCAATCGATACGCCGTTGAACGAACGGAGTTCCAAGCTCACATGGCTGCCTTGAGCAAGCATTTGCCGGGAGGGCCGTCACTGGTTCCAGATGTCCTCCAGGCCTGGCCCGGGACTCCTTCCGTGATGTTGACCTTCGATGACGGAGGGATGAGCGCCTATACCACGGTCATGGATATATTGGAGCAATACCGATGGAAAGCCCATTTCTTTGTCGTGACGGACTTGATCGGAAAACCCCGGTTCATGACACGAGAGCACATTCGGACATTGAGAAGCAGGGGGCATGTTATCGGTAGCCATTCCTGCTCCCATCCGTCGATGCTGTCCTCGCAAGGTCCCGGCACGATACTCAGAGAGTGGAGCGACAGCGTGAAATACCTCTCGGACATCCTCGGCGAGGAGGTAACCACGGCATCCATTCCAGGCGGCTATTATTCTCAAGAAGTCGCGGAAGCCGCTTCCTTTGCCGGCATTCGCGCCATCTTTACCAGCGAACCCACCGGACGTAGCCACATGGTCGAAAACGCCAGGGTTTTCGGGCGTTATGTGATCCGGCGTGGGACGACCCCTGAACGACAGGCCCGACTTATCCAAGGCCGCTACCTGATCCGAACAAGCGAACATGTGTCCTGGATGATGAGGAAACTCGCCAAGATAGTCGGCGGAAAAAAATACCTTAAGCTGAGAGCACTGGCCGCACAACGTTTACAGAGGTCGCGGGTATTTGCTGGGTAATGTTTTCTTGAGCAACACCGACAAGGTTCCGTCTCACCCCATGCGTGTGTTAATGGTCATCGCGCCAACGCCCGGCACCGATTTGCCGACCGTCTGGGCCAAACGCCAGATCGACTCGCTGAACGCTCTCGGCGTCGTCGTCGACACCTATGTCTTCCACAACCGACGTTCCCTCTTGGGACTGATCAAGGGTGGCCTGGCTCTGCGGCGAAAGGCTCGTAATTTTGATGCCGATCTTGTGCATGTCCATTTTGGAGCGGCCCAAGCGGTTGCAGGAGTGCTCTGTGCGGGTAAGCCTGTGATTCTTTCGTTTTGTGGAAGTGACCTCCTTGGCAACTACGATGAGCAGGGACGCAGAACCTGGTCGGGCATCCTGTCCGGTGTTCTCTCCCGCCTGGGAGCCTTCGGCTGTCGTCGAGCGATCGCAAAGAGCGAGGAACTCAAACAGGCCCTTTGGTTGACGCAATTGCGGCAGAAGTGCGCGGTTATTCCAAACGGGGTCGATCTCGATGTATTTCAGCCCATCGCTCAGGCAACGGCACGCGCGAAGCTCGGGTGGAATCATGAGGATCCAGTGGTCCTGTTCATGGATCGAAAGGGCGCCTGGGTCAAGGACCCGGAGCTTGCGCATGCCGCCTATAGGGAGGCACAAAAGACGGTGCCTTCGCTCAGGATGTACGTCCTGGAACATGAGCCTGCTGAACGTATGCCGCTATTTTTTTGTGCGGCTGATGCGCTGTTACTCACGTCCCGGCATGAAGGATCCAACAACACGGTCAAAGAGGCCCTCGCATGTAATCTCCCGGTCGTCGCCACTGCCTGCGGCGATACGCCGGAGAGATTGCAGGGCGTAGCGTGGTCCTACATCTGCTCGCGCGACGCATGCGAGCTCGGCGAACGACTTGCCGCCATCGCGACCACGCGAGAGAGAAGTAATGGTCGTCAGAATGTTCACGACCTCGCAATCGATCACGTCGCCCTTCGGATAAAAATGCTCTACGAAGAGGCTCTAGTTGGCCGTCAGGACCGTGGAGCGCTGAGGGTGCACTGTGAGTGATTCTCCGTCTCTTCCCCCTCATCCGAGATCCGCTGAGAGGATGCTGAGTCGTAGTCGGTTTCTGTGCGAGAGGCGCTGTTGAATGGCCGACTCACTTGTCCAACGTGCTACACCCATGAACAATGTATCCCCAATCGGTGCTGCATCGACGACCTGTACCCTGGACGGGTATGCTTCGGCGCTGGCGAGGAGCGGAAGACGGCTGCTGCCTGGATTGCCTGGCACTTTCTGGGTCAGGTACGAATCGTACGCCATGATGCGGGTTCCAACTTTTGCGCTGACGCCACCTTCCGGTGATGAGCTGCACGACATCCTGCGACACAGCCGGTCTGCCGTGGCTAGTTATCTGCTTGAACCGGACGAGTCCCACCAGGCAAATGCCTGCCTGTATATTTGCAACAACAGATCCTACTGTCTTGAGAATCTCAGCGTCGCAGGCCGGCGGGATGCCAGACGGGCCGGTAGGAGCCTTCGGATAGAGTTTGTGGATTGGCCGACGGTAATGGCTCACGGCTTCACAGCTTTCAGTGAGACCCGCACTCGCGTGGGACTGCCAGATGGTACGGTCGAGCAGTTCCAGAGTCGATTTCACCAGTTTTCACTCAATCCCTTTCACTGTGCCGTTGGGGCGTGGCAAGACGATTCCCTAGTGGCGTTCATGACTCTGGTCGTCGTTGACGATTGGGTCGAGATCGAAGGCAGCTTCTCAGCCGATAACTCTCGAACCTCGTGCCCGAACGATGGTCTGGCCCACTTCGTTCTCAGTCACTTTCTGATCAAGCGTCGTTTCAATACGGTCAGTTATGGTCTCAGCTCCATTCAGGACGCACAGCAAACAATAGGGCTGCACAGCTATAAGAAGAAAGTCGGCTTCGATGCCAAGCCGGTGCACAGAGCATTTGTCCTGCATCCGCTCCTGCGTCCTTTCGCCAATCCGCTGATATTACGCGGGGCGAGAATGGTCACTAAAATGTTGCCGCAGAATCGAATGATAAAAAAAGCCAGTGGCGTCTTGGTGACGCTGCTGGAGAATAGTCCCACTTCCTTAATGTCGTAGGAAACGGTACCATCCCCGTCGAAGATTCAATCCCACTGCAATCGTACCAATTACAACGATCCGGTCAAAGCTCGATGCCGGGTGTAGTTTCGGAGAGTTCAGGCTCCTGGCTCGTGCCGACGGCTCGGTGCCAAGCGAGGGACCAGCAGCCGCGTCGGTAGCCCAAAGGGGGCAAAGTCCGCTGTGAATGGGTCCGGGGAAAGGCATACTCTGCCGACAAACACTTTGCCGCCATTGATGCATACGGCGACGTTCGGAAAAGCCAACTTGTTACCAGGCGTCCTTTTCGTTGTCAGAAAAAAACTTAACGCATCACGGAGCGTGATGCTCTTCACGCACACCCATCATGATCCGAAACATTCTTGTCCTCACGATACCATCTTGCCTAGCCGTCTTCCTGTTCTTGGAACTCACGGCAACCTTTGTTGTGCCAGCAGCGCAATTTCCGTCCTATTACTACGATCCGACCGACCGCATCCTCAGATTTTCGACGACAGACCTTCGCGACGGTGTTTTCACCATCGGAGCGATGGCCCAACAGCGTGCCCAATGGCATATCAACAATACCGGATGGAACAGCGCGATTGACTTTGAAGAGACTAAGCGGAAACCACGCATCGCAATCATCGGCGATTCGTATGTCGAAGCGCTTCAGGTCAACGTAGAGACTTCTCTTGCCGGCCGGTTAAGAGAGCTTGTCTCCCCGCAGGCGGAGGTGTACGCCTTCGGTATCTCCGGCGCACCCCTTAGTCAGTATCTTCAGATGGCACGTTATGCCCGTAAACACTTTGACCCAGATGTTCTGGTGATCAACGTCGTCCATAACGATTTCGACGAATCGCTCTGTTCGATCAAACGACAGGCAGGCATGCTGTGTCTTGAAGATGAGGGGCAAGAAATACGAGAAGCCGTGATCGATCCTTATCACCCCAATCAGATTCTCCGTATGGCACGGTCAAGCAGCGTGGTCCGTTACGCTGTGACAAACCTGCAGCTCGCCTCCCGGCTACGCGGCTTGTTCTCAGGCATACGAAATAAACCCACCTACAATGCCAACATTGATGTCGAACAGGTGAATGCCCGCAAGGCTCGCATCCAAAGAGCGACGGAGTATGTGCTCCGGACTTTGCAGCGTGAGAACGGTACCAAACCCGTCATCTTCGTTATGGATGCGCCTCGCCGGGACATTTATGCGGGCACTTTGGGAAACAGCACTGTGGTATGGCTGAATCAGCTGCTGAAAACCACGTGCGAGACAGTCGGATTCTACTTCGTCGACTTGACGCATGAATTTTCGAGACATTTCGCGGCGAATCACGTCCATTTCGAATCGGAGTTTGACTGGCACTGGAACGAGACTGGTCATCTCACCGCAGCGGGTGAGCTCCACAGGAAGTTAGATGCGCTCA
This is a stretch of genomic DNA from Nitrospira sp.. It encodes these proteins:
- the asnB gene encoding asparagine synthase (glutamine-hydrolyzing), coding for MCGIAGWLGSVTDGQQSATRMARALRHRGPDSQGIRSWPEATLVHTRLSIIDLSPTGAQPIANQDETVWAVFNGEIYNHRELRRELESRGHVFRGRSDSEVLPHLYQEEGPGFVSRLRGMFSLAIFDTRAKTLLLARDRFGIKPLFYAQAPHRLAFASEINALLTLPGVDDRPDRQALYDFAALLYIPAPETFYRGIRALQAGEVLEARLNHDGISWKTRTFHQWAIAPDPAITATQAVDRTDALLTTAVQRQMESDVPLGALLSGGIDSSLVSAAAQEAATRSLHTFNVRFSEQEYDETWAAVAVAQHIGSDHTTLDMDDVRGTWEHVTGLLQHAGQPFADTSLFAAHAVCRLMRQHVTVALSGDGGDEAFGGYNTFWQIARIARLQLLPAPLLHAASLLLTPAAGLGLVPHRLLHRLREFENADDISVMQNLFSWTREDEHRRLCLDEGKQLPIRRFFEPKLDIRLPRGASRLERLSAATTETNLRLVLPNDFLFKVDTASMKESLEIRVPMLDEDLFAFGLTLPHRLKVSGRTGKLVLRGVADRRLPPAVARKPKWGFSIPIDTWVDASFKTRVRETLLGRTSRLPEVFRAETYRPIIEAFCSGQLHPDMSRQGLYQRVVMLLSVHLALSSKSHPTALD
- a CDS encoding class I SAM-dependent methyltransferase, whose amino-acid sequence is MAPPQPVSLDASEYGLDKKEIRMAFEFTMDPVARIRLAKTGFDPASIPHEYCYSCDLCGWQVFRTVSHIDRYGFPARYQMCEGCGLVFQNPRPTAKGYAEFYEKWYRPLVAALKGQPQDEEALLPDQRAYAAKLVRFLQPHLQAAEISFSVDLGGSTGCVARAVQDTLGGKCLVVDPSPSELRGARKLGLECEEGLAEQWNPQDRRFDLALICRSVDHLLSISSVLAKVAHCLKPGGFLFVDPVDFESWARTMYDYRKLLKMDHVYYLSDETMRLYLRAAGFEIVASDFGDGTHISYLTRCTGKILKPVHETDYAYETGRMLRARLVKPMPPSYPVDPLTRLVRLARQLILTG
- a CDS encoding polysaccharide deacetylase family protein — protein: MRVVCLMYHDIIDPNALEGSGFSDNFGNRYAVERTEFQAHMAALSKHLPGGPSLVPDVLQAWPGTPSVMLTFDDGGMSAYTTVMDILEQYRWKAHFFVVTDLIGKPRFMTREHIRTLRSRGHVIGSHSCSHPSMLSSQGPGTILREWSDSVKYLSDILGEEVTTASIPGGYYSQEVAEAASFAGIRAIFTSEPTGRSHMVENARVFGRYVIRRGTTPERQARLIQGRYLIRTSEHVSWMMRKLAKIVGGKKYLKLRALAAQRLQRSRVFAG
- a CDS encoding glycosyltransferase, encoding MRVLMVIAPTPGTDLPTVWAKRQIDSLNALGVVVDTYVFHNRRSLLGLIKGGLALRRKARNFDADLVHVHFGAAQAVAGVLCAGKPVILSFCGSDLLGNYDEQGRRTWSGILSGVLSRLGAFGCRRAIAKSEELKQALWLTQLRQKCAVIPNGVDLDVFQPIAQATARAKLGWNHEDPVVLFMDRKGAWVKDPELAHAAYREAQKTVPSLRMYVLEHEPAERMPLFFCAADALLLTSRHEGSNNTVKEALACNLPVVATACGDTPERLQGVAWSYICSRDACELGERLAAIATTRERSNGRQNVHDLAIDHVALRIKMLYEEALVGRQDRGALRVHCE
- a CDS encoding SGNH/GDSL hydrolase family protein, which gives rise to MIRNILVLTIPSCLAVFLFLELTATFVVPAAQFPSYYYDPTDRILRFSTTDLRDGVFTIGAMAQQRAQWHINNTGWNSAIDFEETKRKPRIAIIGDSYVEALQVNVETSLAGRLRELVSPQAEVYAFGISGAPLSQYLQMARYARKHFDPDVLVINVVHNDFDESLCSIKRQAGMLCLEDEGQEIREAVIDPYHPNQILRMARSSSVVRYAVTNLQLASRLRGLFSGIRNKPTYNANIDVEQVNARKARIQRATEYVLRTLQRENGTKPVIFVMDAPRRDIYAGTLGNSTVVWLNQLLKTTCETVGFYFVDLTHEFSRHFAANHVHFESEFDWHWNETGHLTAAGELHRKLDALRLIQPNI